A single genomic interval of Streptomyces sp. BA2 harbors:
- the galE gene encoding UDP-glucose 4-epimerase GalE, with protein sequence MTWLITGGAGYIGAHVVRAMTEAGERAVVYDDLSTGIADRVPEGVPLVTGSTLDADLLSRTLREHAVTGVVHLAAKKQVGESVEQPLRYYHENVEGLRVLLSAVTEAGVASFVLSSSAAVYGMPDVDLVTEEIPCLPMSPYGETKLAGEWLVRATGRAHGLSTASLRYFNVAGAASPELADTGVYNLVPMVFEKLTDGEAPRVFGADYATPDGTCVRDYIHVADLAEAHVATARKLAEAPRGTDLTLNIGRGEGVSVLEMTKVINEVTGYDAPPTVAPRRPGDPARVVASASRAATELGWSAKRDVREMVTSAWAGWVRTHPEAARS encoded by the coding sequence ATGACCTGGCTGATCACCGGCGGTGCCGGCTACATCGGGGCACACGTGGTCCGCGCCATGACGGAGGCGGGCGAGCGGGCCGTGGTCTACGACGACCTGTCCACGGGCATCGCCGATCGCGTCCCGGAGGGCGTACCGCTGGTGACGGGTTCGACCCTCGACGCGGACCTGTTGTCCCGCACGCTGAGGGAGCACGCCGTCACGGGTGTCGTGCACCTGGCGGCGAAGAAGCAGGTGGGCGAGTCGGTGGAGCAGCCGCTGCGGTACTACCACGAGAACGTGGAGGGACTGCGGGTCCTGCTGTCGGCGGTGACGGAAGCGGGGGTCGCGTCCTTCGTCCTCTCCTCATCCGCGGCCGTGTACGGCATGCCTGACGTGGACCTGGTGACGGAGGAGATCCCCTGCCTCCCGATGAGTCCGTACGGCGAGACGAAGCTGGCGGGTGAGTGGCTGGTCCGCGCGACGGGCCGGGCGCACGGCCTGTCGACGGCGTCGCTGCGCTACTTCAACGTGGCGGGCGCGGCGAGCCCCGAGCTGGCCGACACGGGCGTCTACAACCTGGTCCCGATGGTGTTCGAGAAGCTCACGGACGGCGAGGCACCGCGCGTCTTCGGCGCCGACTACGCCACGCCGGACGGCACGTGCGTACGCGACTACATCCACGTGGCGGACCTCGCCGAGGCCCACGTGGCAACGGCCCGCAAGCTGGCCGAGGCGCCACGCGGCACCGACCTGACGCTCAACATCGGCCGAGGCGAGGGGGTTTCGGTCCTGGAGATGACGAAGGTGATCAACGAGGTCACGGGCTACGACGCACCGCCCACCGTGGCCCCCCGCCGCCCCGGCGACCCGGCGAGGGTGGTGGCATCGGCGTCCCGCGCCGCCACGGAACTCGGCTGGTCGGCCAAGCGGGACGTACGCGAGATGGTGACGTCGGCGTGGGCGGGGTGGGTTCGGACGCATCCGGAGGCGGCGAGGAGCTAG
- a CDS encoding TetR/AcrR family transcriptional regulator, producing MTTSRPGDEQPREQPRRRAPAGAAVLREDVTEAIRSAVFAELAAVGYARMSIEGIARRAGVGKTAVYRRWRSKLHLVLDLVSAIAVQGLPMPDSGSLEGDLRLLYEVTSRALRHPVASQVIPDLQAEAARNPEIAEAMQKALREGQHGVANGIVRAAVARGEVRDGVDEDLALDLVSGPLYWRSVVVRAELPKGYLGSLASATAAALRAL from the coding sequence ATGACGACGAGCAGGCCAGGAGATGAACAGCCGCGTGAGCAGCCCCGCCGCAGGGCGCCCGCGGGGGCCGCGGTGCTCCGCGAGGATGTGACCGAGGCCATCAGGTCCGCCGTCTTCGCGGAGCTGGCGGCGGTCGGGTACGCACGCATGTCCATCGAGGGCATCGCGCGCCGCGCGGGCGTCGGCAAGACCGCCGTCTACCGGCGCTGGCGCTCCAAGCTGCACCTCGTGCTCGACCTGGTGTCGGCGATAGCGGTCCAGGGCCTGCCGATGCCCGACAGCGGCTCCCTGGAGGGCGACCTGCGACTCCTCTACGAGGTGACGTCGCGCGCCCTGCGGCACCCCGTGGCCTCGCAGGTCATCCCCGACCTCCAGGCGGAGGCGGCACGCAACCCGGAGATCGCGGAGGCCATGCAGAAGGCGCTGCGGGAGGGGCAGCACGGGGTGGCGAACGGCATCGTGCGGGCGGCCGTGGCGCGGGGTGAGGTGCGGGACGGGGTCGACGAGGACCTCGCGCTCGACCTGGTGTCGGGGCCGCTCTACTGGCGGTCCGTGGTGGTCCGGGCCGAGCTGCCCAAGGGGTACTTGGGCAGCCTCGCCTCGGCTACGGCGGCGGCGCTGCGGGCGTTGTGA
- a CDS encoding ABC transporter permease — translation MTQVLDAPPRTGAAAPDPAELAARHGLTVSGARPTLPAYVRQLWQRRHFITAFATAKLTAQYSQAKLGQVWQVMTPLLNAAVYYFIFGVLMNTKHDVPDYVPFLVTGVFIFTFTQSSVMAGTRAIAGNLGLVRALHFPRAALPVSFSLQQLQQLLFSMGALVVILLCFGVPPSMSWLLVVPVLLLQFTFNTGLALVMARLGSRTPDIAQLMPFVLRTWMYVSGVMWSIDAVLKDQHLPHALQVLLECNPAAIYIDLMRFALIDSFQADQLPHHVWAWAVGWALLAGVGGFIYFWKAEETYGRG, via the coding sequence GTGACTCAGGTCCTCGACGCACCACCCCGCACGGGGGCCGCGGCGCCCGACCCCGCCGAGCTCGCCGCCCGGCACGGCCTGACCGTCAGCGGCGCCCGCCCCACGCTCCCCGCGTACGTCCGGCAGCTGTGGCAGCGCCGCCACTTCATCACCGCCTTCGCGACGGCCAAGCTCACCGCCCAGTACAGCCAGGCGAAGCTCGGCCAGGTCTGGCAGGTGATGACTCCGCTCCTGAACGCGGCGGTCTACTACTTCATCTTCGGCGTGCTGATGAACACCAAGCACGACGTCCCGGACTACGTCCCGTTCCTGGTCACCGGCGTCTTCATCTTCACGTTCACGCAGAGCTCGGTCATGGCGGGCACCCGCGCCATCGCCGGCAACCTCGGCCTGGTGCGTGCCCTGCACTTCCCGCGGGCCGCGCTGCCGGTCTCGTTCAGCCTGCAACAGCTCCAGCAGCTCCTGTTCTCCATGGGCGCGCTCGTCGTGATCCTGCTCTGCTTCGGCGTCCCGCCGAGCATGTCCTGGCTCCTGGTGGTCCCGGTCCTGCTCCTGCAGTTCACGTTCAACACGGGCCTTGCCCTGGTGATGGCCCGCCTGGGCAGCAGGACGCCCGACATCGCGCAGCTGATGCCGTTCGTGCTGCGTACGTGGATGTACGTGTCCGGGGTGATGTGGAGCATCGACGCGGTCCTCAAGGACCAGCACCTGCCGCACGCCCTCCAGGTCCTCCTGGAGTGCAATCCGGCCGCCATCTACATCGACCTGATGCGCTTCGCGCTCATCGACAGCTTCCAGGCGGACCAGCTCCCGCACCACGTCTGGGCGTGGGCGGTGGGCTGGGCGCTGCTCGCCGGAGTCGGCGGATTCATCTACTTCTGGAAGGCAGAGGAGACGTACGGCCGTGGCTGA
- a CDS encoding ABC transporter ATP-binding protein, with amino-acid sequence MAPLAETAPAHAPAPAPAPTVIADQVDIVYRVHGGATTGRGSATAALGRILKRGKGGKGGESPGVRKVHAVRKVSFTAHKGEAIGLIGTNGSGKSTLLKAVAGLLPVENGRIFTDGQPSLLGVNAALMNDLTGERNVRLGGLAMGMSREQIQERYQDIVDFSGINEKGDFITLPMRTYSSGMAARLRFSIGSAKDHDVLLIDEALATGDRSFQKRSEARIRELRKRAGTVFLVSHNNKSIRDTCERVLWLEHGELRMDGPTEDVLKEYERFTGGKK; translated from the coding sequence ATTGCACCCCTCGCTGAAACCGCACCCGCCCACGCACCCGCACCCGCACCCGCACCCACTGTCATCGCCGACCAGGTGGACATCGTCTACCGCGTCCACGGCGGCGCCACGACGGGCCGCGGCAGCGCGACCGCCGCGCTCGGCCGCATCCTCAAGCGCGGCAAGGGGGGCAAGGGCGGCGAGTCCCCCGGCGTACGCAAGGTGCACGCCGTCAGGAAGGTCTCCTTCACCGCCCACAAGGGCGAGGCCATCGGCCTGATCGGCACGAACGGCTCGGGCAAGTCGACGCTCCTGAAGGCGGTCGCCGGGCTTCTCCCCGTCGAGAACGGCCGCATCTTCACCGACGGCCAGCCCTCCCTCCTCGGCGTGAACGCGGCCCTGATGAACGACCTCACCGGAGAGCGCAACGTCCGGCTCGGCGGTCTGGCGATGGGCATGAGCCGCGAGCAGATCCAGGAGCGCTACCAGGACATCGTCGACTTCTCCGGCATCAACGAGAAGGGCGACTTCATCACGCTCCCGATGCGTACGTACTCCTCCGGCATGGCGGCCCGGCTCCGCTTCTCCATCGGCTCCGCCAAGGACCACGACGTACTGCTCATCGACGAGGCCCTCGCGACCGGCGACCGCTCCTTCCAGAAGCGCTCGGAGGCCCGCATCCGCGAGCTGCGCAAGCGCGCGGGCACGGTCTTCCTGGTCAGCCACAACAACAAGTCGATCCGCGACACCTGCGAGCGCGTGCTCTGGCTTGAGCACGGCGAGCTGCGCATGGACGGCCCGACGGAGGACGTCCTGAAGGAGTACGAGCGCTTCACGGGCGGCAAGAAATAG